From a single Loigolactobacillus coryniformis subsp. coryniformis KCTC 3167 = DSM 20001 genomic region:
- a CDS encoding fructose-6-phosphate aldolase, translated as MEFLLDTIHLADIERYTKCLPIAGVTSNPTIVKKEGKIDFFPHMRKIRQLIGPKATLHVQVVGQTPEAMLADAHTILKNIDESVYIKVPTTELGLQVIKQLKAEGHHVTATAIYTKFQGYLAIAAGADYIAPYYNRMENMNLDAATAVAEFAKLIQQNNANTKILAASFHNIGQVNTAFENGAQAATMGVDIIQAALQMPAIDQAVKAFTSDWESIYGPQQTIHDL; from the coding sequence ATGGAATTTCTGCTTGATACCATTCATTTAGCTGATATTGAAAGATACACCAAGTGCCTGCCGATAGCGGGGGTAACCTCTAACCCAACGATCGTTAAGAAAGAAGGCAAAATTGACTTTTTCCCACATATGCGAAAAATCCGCCAACTTATCGGACCAAAGGCCACGCTACATGTTCAAGTTGTTGGTCAAACACCTGAAGCAATGTTGGCCGATGCGCACACCATTTTAAAAAACATCGATGAATCCGTCTACATTAAAGTGCCAACTACCGAACTTGGTTTACAGGTCATTAAACAATTAAAGGCTGAAGGCCACCATGTGACTGCCACTGCAATCTACACTAAATTCCAAGGCTACTTGGCAATTGCCGCTGGCGCTGATTATATTGCCCCCTATTACAATCGGATGGAAAATATGAATTTAGATGCCGCTACTGCTGTAGCTGAATTTGCCAAACTAATTCAACAAAACAATGCTAATACTAAAATTTTAGCAGCTAGTTTTCACAATATCGGTCAAGTCAACACCGCATTCGAAAATGGTGCACAGGCAGCCACAATGGGCGTCGATATTATTCAAGCTGCGTTGCAAATGCCTGCTATTGATCAAGCCGTTAAAGCTTTCACCAGTGATTGGGAAAGCATTTATGGGCCACAACAAACTATTCATGATCTATAA
- the arsC gene encoding arsenate reductase (thioredoxin), whose protein sequence is MPQIYFLCTGNSCRSQMAEGFARQYFGQQWRIASAGIETHGLNPRAVQVMAEKGIDISQYHSKLIDIDYLNSSDLVVTLCGDARDRCPVTPPTVKKQHWPLPDPAQVQGSEAEILTVFRQVRDEIERRVQALV, encoded by the coding sequence ATGCCGCAAATTTATTTTCTCTGTACCGGCAATTCTTGTCGCAGTCAAATGGCGGAAGGTTTTGCCCGACAATATTTTGGTCAGCAGTGGCGAATCGCTAGCGCCGGGATCGAAACTCATGGGCTCAATCCGCGCGCAGTGCAAGTGATGGCTGAAAAAGGGATCGACATCAGCCAATATCATTCCAAACTGATCGATATTGACTATTTGAACAGCAGCGATTTAGTGGTCACCTTATGTGGTGATGCGCGCGATCGTTGTCCCGTTACGCCACCGACAGTTAAAAAGCAACATTGGCCGCTACCTGATCCAGCACAGGTGCAAGGCAGTGAAGCGGAAATTTTAACCGTTTTTCGTCAGGTGCGTGATGAGATCGAACGGCGTGTACAAGCGTTAGTTTAA
- a CDS encoding DeoR/GlpR family DNA-binding transcription regulator encodes MSKRSEQLLELVNQNKKIEVNRLAELLQVSKVTIRKDLTDLEQRGLLRRRHGYAIINNPNNLSFRLAQNYDTKIKIARTAAAQVAENETIMIESGSTCALLAEQLGQQKKHVTIITNSYFIANFVEKFDSIETILLGGKYQPSAEVVVGPLAKMLLPNFHVKQLFIGTDGFAADTGFFGNDLMRAEIVQAMAQQADRTIILTDSSKFKTLGVVKQLPLSAIAAVITDPQIPTATVNLLKQQKIKLHLV; translated from the coding sequence ATGTCAAAACGCAGTGAACAATTATTGGAGCTCGTTAACCAGAATAAAAAAATTGAAGTTAATCGTTTAGCCGAGTTATTACAAGTTTCTAAAGTCACAATTCGCAAAGATTTGACTGATTTAGAACAACGTGGGTTATTACGTCGCCGCCACGGTTACGCTATTATTAACAATCCGAATAATTTAAGCTTCCGTCTAGCCCAAAACTACGATACTAAAATCAAGATTGCGCGTACCGCCGCTGCACAGGTCGCCGAAAATGAAACGATCATGATCGAGTCTGGCTCAACCTGTGCTTTATTAGCTGAGCAATTAGGGCAACAAAAAAAACACGTCACCATCATTACCAACTCCTATTTCATTGCCAACTTTGTTGAAAAATTCGATAGTATTGAAACGATTTTACTCGGTGGCAAATACCAGCCTAGCGCCGAAGTCGTTGTTGGACCACTAGCTAAAATGTTACTGCCCAATTTTCACGTTAAACAATTATTCATCGGCACCGATGGTTTTGCCGCTGACACCGGCTTTTTCGGCAATGATTTAATGCGCGCTGAGATCGTTCAAGCTATGGCCCAACAAGCTGATCGAACGATTATTCTAACCGATTCTAGTAAGTTCAAAACGTTAGGCGTCGTTAAACAATTGCCACTTTCCGCAATTGCTGCAGTCATCACAGACCCACAAATTCCCACTGCTACCGTTAACTTACTTAAACAACAAAAAATTAAATTACACCTGGTTTAA
- a CDS encoding uracil-xanthine permease family protein: MASEKNLIVGPDEPLKNHTAALLGLQHVLAMDVYVPPFIIAGLLAMSMDAKMGLIQATFFAAGIGTILQTKFFMKMPMTQGPSFVPIGAIAGIYLANGGGRNGLATVFGSLLVGAVLVILFGLTGFFQKIIRKLVPSLVGGTIITVVGLSLIPSALNDNIFQASGNLNQNVLLGVLTAAILVLCVAISLRFPRLERVFKVSSIIIALLGGSLIAAAMGRFSFKTVIDAQWFSWPHFAVTNYGFHFSLSAILTMVVIYAVLLTETSGTWFAMSAVLHKPMSDKQWNRGIIGEGISCLIAALAGATPVTGYSTNAGVVSITGVASKKAFIAAGIWFIGFSFIGKLAAFLAAIPAAVIGGVFAIICSTIMLSGLQVIRQQEFAERDLYILGIPIIMTLALILIPSQLTKEAPQLIQYLLSSPIAVSALLAILLNQVLPKKMPAKTAGPVEDELI, encoded by the coding sequence TTGGCAAGCGAAAAAAATTTAATTGTCGGACCTGATGAACCATTGAAGAATCATACTGCAGCATTATTAGGGTTGCAGCATGTGTTGGCAATGGATGTATACGTACCACCATTCATCATTGCTGGTTTATTGGCAATGAGTATGGATGCTAAAATGGGTCTAATTCAAGCAACTTTTTTTGCGGCCGGAATCGGAACAATTTTACAAACAAAGTTTTTCATGAAGATGCCGATGACACAAGGACCATCATTTGTGCCAATTGGGGCAATTGCTGGAATCTACTTAGCTAATGGTGGTGGTCGTAACGGCTTAGCAACAGTGTTTGGTTCGTTATTAGTTGGCGCTGTTTTAGTGATCCTATTCGGCTTAACTGGTTTTTTCCAAAAAATCATTCGTAAATTAGTGCCGTCATTGGTCGGGGGTACGATCATTACCGTAGTCGGTCTGTCACTGATTCCCTCAGCACTAAACGATAATATTTTTCAAGCTAGCGGTAACTTGAATCAAAACGTTTTGCTTGGCGTACTTACCGCCGCTATTTTGGTTTTATGTGTGGCAATCAGCCTGCGGTTTCCGCGGTTAGAACGTGTTTTTAAAGTGAGTTCGATCATCATTGCCTTACTTGGTGGGTCGCTGATTGCGGCGGCAATGGGCCGCTTTTCGTTTAAAACGGTGATCGATGCCCAGTGGTTTAGCTGGCCACATTTTGCGGTCACTAATTATGGTTTTCATTTCTCATTGTCAGCCATTTTAACCATGGTCGTGATCTATGCGGTACTATTGACGGAAACTTCTGGTACTTGGTTTGCCATGAGTGCCGTGTTGCATAAACCAATGTCCGATAAGCAATGGAATCGCGGTATTATCGGTGAAGGGATCAGTTGCTTGATTGCTGCTTTAGCTGGAGCCACACCGGTAACTGGTTATTCGACGAATGCCGGCGTGGTTTCGATCACTGGTGTTGCCAGTAAAAAAGCCTTTATTGCGGCGGGGATTTGGTTTATCGGTTTTAGCTTTATCGGTAAATTAGCGGCTTTCTTAGCCGCAATTCCTGCAGCAGTTATTGGTGGGGTTTTTGCAATTATTTGTTCAACCATTATGTTAAGTGGCTTGCAGGTGATTCGGCAGCAAGAGTTTGCTGAACGTGATCTGTACATCTTAGGTATTCCGATTATTATGACGCTGGCGTTGATTTTGATCCCCAGCCAACTAACGAAGGAAGCACCCCAGCTGATTCAATATTTGTTGAGTTCACCAATTGCCGTGAGTGCCTTGTTAGCAATCCTCTTGAATCAAGTCTTGCCTAAGAAAATGCCCGCTAAGACTGCTGGGCCAGTTGAAGATGAATTGATTTAG
- a CDS encoding AI-2E family transporter, which yields MPNKPTSWFNRLFLNNKATIYLLNILLGLLVIWIASKLTWILEPVGQFLAIVAPPIIVAGVLYYLLVPLVNLLERHWHVNRSLTIGVLFIVLVILISLGMRRFIPAVQQQISSFASAAPQYWRELTKIVTNIADEQHWPDFIDMNQIGKDLTAFFGGKSGNLVDGTFSQLGSILSTVGNVVITIATAPFLLFFMLKDGPNFPKYIAKLLPERYQATLLDLLNEISTKVGQYIQGQLTVAFFVSIIFMIGYSVIGLRFALVLGLLAGPLNLIPYLGSTLAMIPALILGALTSLQMFIAVIVVFFIEWLLETQVISPLVMGSNMAMHPVTIAIVLLTAGKLFGLVGVILGIPGYAVLKIIISRLFNWYRKRSSWYHPHTDDEA from the coding sequence ATGCCTAATAAACCAACGAGCTGGTTTAACCGACTTTTTCTGAATAACAAAGCAACGATTTACTTATTAAATATTTTACTCGGTTTACTCGTCATTTGGATCGCCAGCAAACTCACTTGGATACTAGAGCCGGTGGGGCAATTTCTAGCCATTGTTGCCCCGCCGATCATTGTCGCTGGTGTTCTGTACTATTTACTCGTTCCCCTCGTCAACTTATTGGAACGTCATTGGCACGTTAACCGTTCATTGACGATCGGCGTTTTATTCATCGTATTAGTTATTTTGATCAGTCTCGGCATGCGGCGATTTATTCCTGCCGTTCAGCAGCAGATCAGTAGTTTTGCCAGTGCCGCACCCCAATACTGGCGTGAGCTGACTAAAATCGTAACTAATATTGCCGATGAACAACACTGGCCCGATTTTATCGACATGAATCAAATTGGTAAAGATCTAACTGCTTTCTTCGGTGGCAAAAGCGGTAACTTAGTCGATGGTACTTTCTCCCAACTCGGCTCAATTCTCAGCACTGTCGGCAACGTTGTGATCACTATCGCAACGGCACCCTTTTTGCTATTTTTTATGTTGAAAGATGGCCCTAATTTTCCTAAGTACATCGCTAAATTATTACCGGAACGCTACCAAGCAACTTTATTGGATTTACTCAATGAGATCAGTACCAAAGTTGGCCAATACATTCAAGGCCAATTGACAGTTGCCTTTTTCGTCTCGATCATTTTTATGATCGGCTACAGCGTGATTGGGTTAAGATTTGCGCTGGTGCTTGGTTTATTAGCGGGACCATTGAATTTAATCCCTTATTTGGGTTCAACACTGGCGATGATTCCCGCCTTAATTTTAGGTGCGTTGACCTCATTACAAATGTTTATCGCCGTCATCGTCGTTTTTTTCATCGAATGGTTACTAGAAACACAAGTGATCTCACCACTAGTCATGGGCAGCAATATGGCGATGCACCCAGTGACAATCGCAATCGTTTTATTAACAGCCGGAAAATTATTTGGCTTAGTCGGCGTTATTCTAGGGATTCCCGGCTATGCGGTGCTAAAGATCATCATCAGTCGCTTGTTCAATTGGTATCGTAAGCGCTCAAGCTGGTATCATCCACACACTGACGACGAAGCTTAG
- a CDS encoding glycyl radical protein — protein MQVAEKTVERHFGRLSPRMARYRETILDAKPYVDAERAILTTQAYKAHQHEQVDVLRAETLVNILEHMSIYIEPDTLLAGNQARQNRWAPIYPEYSMNWVIAELDQFEKRPGDVFYITEETKQQLREIAPFWQNNTLEDRGYAAFPPESRLFYDLGIIGADGNITSGDGHIAVDYKNVINKGLEWYEQRVKTAMAQLELTDINDQKKLYFYQASLKVITAVKDFAQRYATLARQQAQKITDTKRKNERLKLAQILEKVPYEPATTFYEAIQSVWLVHLVLQIESNGHSVSYGRLDQYLYPFYQHDIESGIITADQATELLTNLCLKTLTINKIRSWAHTEFSAGSPLYQNITIGGQTPDGKDAVNPLSYLILRAIAQAHLPQPNLTVRYHKGLSDKFMLECVAVIKQGLGMPAFNNDEIIIPSFIRRGVKKEDAYNYSAIGCVETAVPGKWGYRCTGMSFINFPRTLLIVMNNGVDPESGKRVLPGYGNFTAMQSYAELTAAWNKSLREITRQSVIIENSCDLALEQGYPDILCSTLTDDCIGRGKTIKEGGAVYDFISGLQVGIANLADSLAAIKKLVFDEHKITPTELWTALQNDFAGTEGARIQQMLLNDAPKYGNDDDYVDNLIVAAYQPYIDEIAKYKNTRYGRGPIGGLRYAGTSSISANVGQGHSTLATPDGRNARTPLAEGCSPEHAMDIDGPTAVLKSVSKLSTGDITGGVLLNQKMSPQILRSKESCLKLIALLRTFFNRLHGYHVQYNIVSRDTLIAAQKKPADYRDLIVRVAGYSAFFVGLSKETQDDIIARTEQPL, from the coding sequence ATGCAAGTTGCTGAAAAAACAGTTGAAAGACACTTTGGTCGCTTAAGTCCGCGGATGGCCCGCTACCGGGAAACGATCCTTGATGCTAAGCCCTACGTTGATGCAGAACGCGCTATTCTCACCACCCAAGCCTACAAAGCACATCAGCATGAACAAGTCGATGTTTTACGCGCAGAAACACTAGTCAATATTTTAGAACACATGTCGATCTATATTGAACCTGATACTTTACTAGCCGGCAACCAAGCACGGCAAAATCGCTGGGCACCGATTTATCCTGAATATTCAATGAATTGGGTGATCGCTGAACTAGATCAGTTTGAAAAACGGCCCGGCGATGTTTTTTACATCACTGAGGAAACCAAGCAACAATTACGTGAAATTGCGCCCTTCTGGCAAAACAACACGCTTGAAGATCGTGGTTACGCAGCCTTTCCACCAGAAAGTCGCTTATTCTACGATTTAGGGATCATCGGTGCAGACGGCAACATCACTTCCGGTGATGGCCACATCGCCGTCGATTACAAGAACGTCATCAATAAAGGGCTAGAATGGTATGAACAGCGTGTTAAAACCGCAATGGCGCAGCTAGAATTGACGGACATCAACGATCAGAAAAAGCTTTACTTCTATCAAGCCAGTTTAAAAGTGATCACTGCTGTCAAAGATTTTGCTCAACGATATGCTACTTTGGCTCGGCAACAGGCACAAAAAATTACCGATACTAAACGTAAAAATGAACGACTTAAATTAGCACAGATTTTAGAGAAAGTTCCTTACGAACCTGCAACGACTTTTTACGAAGCAATACAATCAGTTTGGCTCGTTCACTTAGTACTACAGATTGAGTCAAATGGTCATTCCGTTTCCTATGGTCGTTTGGATCAATACCTGTATCCTTTTTATCAGCACGATATTGAAAGCGGCATCATTACTGCTGACCAAGCAACTGAATTATTGACCAATCTCTGTCTAAAAACGCTGACCATCAATAAAATTCGTTCCTGGGCGCACACTGAGTTTTCCGCCGGTAGCCCACTTTATCAAAATATCACGATTGGTGGTCAAACACCGGACGGAAAAGATGCCGTCAATCCACTTTCTTACTTAATTTTGCGGGCAATCGCACAAGCACATTTACCACAGCCTAATTTGACCGTACGGTATCATAAAGGGCTTAGCGATAAATTTATGCTTGAATGTGTTGCAGTGATCAAACAAGGCCTAGGCATGCCTGCCTTTAACAATGACGAAATCATCATTCCTTCATTCATCCGTCGTGGCGTCAAGAAAGAAGATGCCTATAACTATAGCGCGATTGGTTGTGTTGAAACGGCGGTTCCTGGCAAATGGGGTTATCGTTGCACCGGTATGAGCTTCATTAATTTCCCACGGACGCTATTGATCGTCATGAATAATGGCGTTGATCCAGAATCCGGTAAACGCGTATTACCTGGCTATGGTAACTTTACAGCTATGCAAAGTTATGCCGAGCTCACCGCTGCCTGGAACAAATCATTACGCGAGATCACTCGTCAAAGCGTCATCATTGAAAATAGTTGCGATCTCGCTTTAGAGCAAGGCTATCCTGATATCCTGTGTTCAACGTTGACTGATGATTGTATTGGTCGTGGTAAAACAATCAAGGAAGGCGGCGCTGTTTACGACTTTATCAGTGGTTTACAAGTTGGGATTGCTAACTTAGCGGACTCCCTAGCTGCAATCAAGAAACTAGTTTTCGATGAACACAAAATCACCCCAACTGAATTATGGACCGCATTGCAAAATGATTTTGCTGGCACTGAAGGTGCACGAATTCAACAAATGTTGCTCAATGACGCACCAAAATATGGTAATGACGATGACTACGTTGATAATTTGATTGTTGCTGCTTACCAACCTTATATCGATGAAATTGCTAAATACAAAAATACGCGCTATGGACGCGGTCCAATTGGTGGTCTGCGCTACGCCGGCACCTCATCGATCTCCGCTAACGTTGGTCAAGGCCACAGCACCTTAGCCACACCTGATGGCCGCAACGCCCGGACACCTTTAGCTGAAGGTTGCTCACCCGAACACGCAATGGATATTGACGGCCCCACTGCTGTTCTCAAATCAGTTTCAAAATTATCAACCGGTGATATCACTGGCGGTGTACTATTAAATCAAAAAATGTCGCCACAAATCTTACGTAGCAAAGAAAGTTGCTTAAAGCTGATCGCACTATTGCGGACCTTCTTTAATCGACTACACGGCTACCATGTTCAATACAACATCGTGTCTCGAGATACTTTGATTGCCGCTCAGAAAAAGCCAGCCGATTACCGCGACTTGATTGTTCGTGTCGCTGGTTATTCCGCCTTTTTCGTTGGCTTATCTAAAGAAACCCAAGACGATATTATCGCTCGGACTGAACAACCATTATAG
- a CDS encoding glycyl-radical enzyme activating protein yields MKTTQKAAPSKGLIFNIQKFSLNDGPGIRTVIFFKGCPLRCQWCANPESQSGKPESMYDEQKQAPTMIGEYKTVAEIMAVILQDRDFYAESGGGVTFSGGEVLFQAPFAIELAKAIHAAGISVICETTGYAAPAVFQEFMQQMDFMYFDCKHWNSEQHRRGTGGGNELILKNLQTALAARQPLTVRIPVIPHFNYTAADAHKFGELFQHIGVTAVELLPFHQFGLKKYHDLQRDYALKNVSQLQSDDLLHYQTILADYGVTATINGW; encoded by the coding sequence ATGAAAACAACACAAAAGGCTGCTCCTAGTAAAGGTTTAATTTTTAATATCCAAAAGTTTAGCTTAAATGATGGTCCAGGTATTCGCACGGTTATCTTTTTTAAAGGTTGTCCGCTACGTTGTCAATGGTGTGCTAATCCAGAGTCACAATCTGGAAAGCCGGAGTCCATGTATGATGAACAAAAGCAAGCACCAACCATGATTGGCGAATACAAAACGGTGGCTGAGATTATGGCAGTGATCTTACAGGATCGCGATTTTTATGCTGAATCTGGTGGTGGGGTTACTTTTTCTGGTGGTGAAGTTTTGTTTCAGGCGCCGTTTGCCATTGAGTTGGCTAAAGCAATCCATGCAGCGGGGATCAGTGTGATCTGCGAGACAACTGGTTATGCGGCCCCAGCCGTATTTCAAGAATTTATGCAGCAAATGGATTTTATGTATTTTGATTGCAAACATTGGAATAGCGAGCAACATCGACGCGGTACTGGTGGCGGTAATGAGTTGATCCTCAAAAACTTACAGACGGCACTTGCCGCGCGGCAACCTTTAACGGTACGCATTCCGGTTATTCCACATTTCAACTATACAGCAGCCGATGCACATAAATTTGGTGAGCTGTTTCAGCATATCGGTGTGACTGCTGTAGAATTATTGCCATTTCATCAATTTGGGTTAAAAAAATACCATGATCTCCAACGTGATTATGCTCTAAAGAATGTTAGTCAATTGCAAAGCGACGATTTATTACATTATCAGACAATACTGGCCGATTATGGGGTGACAGCAACAATTAATGGTTGGTAA
- a CDS encoding IS30 family transposase has translation MKEVFVLMQEQSITPRPKGHHLSEIERGQIAAWHIEGCSARQIAIRLGVCHQTVNNELKRGRVTQVKRVNNQKHYFEIYSPEAAQNRYEIKRQNCGRPLKFSQVTAFLAYFDDKFCHEGWSPDAAVGYARKHRLFKPAKMVCTKTLYNYIDAQLLEIRNLDLLEKTKRRTTQHHSHQHQRLLGRSIEERPKRVETRHEFGHFEIDTVIGKRAGSESVLLTFTERKTRYEIVRLIEGKDAESVAYAMQNITAEFGDVMRTVTADNGTEFTTLTAALEGVAETYYAHPYSSAERATNEVHNRILRRYFPKGQSLDLATPSLVRQAESRLNHLPRRLLKFCTPAEVFRKELARARKGRAA, from the coding sequence ATGAAAGAAGTTTTCGTCTTGATGCAAGAACAGTCTATCACACCACGCCCAAAAGGTCACCATTTATCGGAAATCGAACGCGGTCAAATCGCCGCTTGGCACATTGAAGGATGCTCAGCACGGCAAATAGCGATTCGATTAGGCGTCTGCCACCAGACCGTCAATAATGAGCTCAAGCGTGGTCGAGTCACGCAAGTTAAACGCGTTAATAATCAGAAACACTACTTTGAAATTTACAGCCCTGAAGCCGCTCAGAATCGCTATGAAATAAAGCGGCAAAACTGTGGACGTCCATTAAAATTTAGCCAAGTGACGGCCTTCTTAGCCTACTTTGATGATAAGTTCTGCCATGAGGGCTGGTCGCCGGACGCTGCTGTTGGTTATGCCCGTAAGCACCGGTTATTTAAGCCGGCCAAAATGGTCTGTACGAAGACTTTGTACAACTATATCGATGCGCAACTATTGGAGATCCGTAACCTTGATCTGCTGGAAAAAACAAAACGCCGGACGACCCAACACCACTCGCACCAACATCAGCGCCTACTCGGTCGTAGTATTGAAGAACGGCCAAAGCGAGTAGAAACGCGCCACGAGTTTGGTCATTTTGAGATCGATACTGTCATTGGCAAACGTGCTGGTAGCGAGAGTGTCCTATTAACGTTTACCGAACGTAAAACGCGCTATGAGATTGTCCGCTTGATCGAGGGTAAAGACGCTGAATCTGTGGCTTATGCCATGCAAAATATTACGGCTGAATTCGGTGACGTTATGCGGACAGTTACGGCGGATAACGGAACAGAGTTCACCACGCTAACGGCTGCGCTTGAGGGTGTTGCCGAGACTTATTATGCCCACCCTTATAGCTCGGCCGAACGCGCCACTAATGAGGTCCACAATCGTATACTCAGACGTTACTTTCCTAAGGGGCAATCACTCGATCTAGCTACACCCAGTCTGGTCCGTCAAGCTGAATCTCGGCTCAACCATCTCCCGCGCCGCTTACTTAAGTTCTGTACACCAGCTGAAGTATTTCGAAAGGAATTAGCACGTGCGCGCAAAGGCCGAGCCGCCTAA
- a CDS encoding TetR/AcrR family transcriptional regulator, which yields MGLRERKKALKRQEIVTVAMDLFDQKGFDKVTVAEIAKQAGIAPKTLFTYFKSKDDIMFHNETILLSGIRHLIQQQTSIANLWPAFHQFTEELPTDEATQGALEAMRQLMANVIRNPELGNRRLQMWATYETQIQAALIEQRLTDSLTAQVLAHQMILVLQIMFAEEVPDDFWQARVTRIFNATSQVASLTNEVDMTL from the coding sequence ATGGGACTGCGCGAACGCAAAAAAGCGCTCAAGCGTCAAGAGATCGTTACCGTCGCGATGGATCTATTCGATCAGAAGGGCTTCGATAAAGTAACTGTTGCCGAGATCGCCAAGCAAGCCGGTATCGCACCAAAAACGCTATTTACCTACTTCAAAAGTAAAGATGACATTATGTTTCATAACGAAACCATTCTGCTTAGCGGAATTCGTCATTTAATTCAGCAACAAACATCGATCGCAAATCTGTGGCCGGCCTTTCACCAATTCACTGAAGAATTGCCAACTGATGAGGCCACTCAAGGTGCGCTAGAAGCGATGCGCCAATTAATGGCCAACGTTATTCGCAATCCAGAGCTAGGCAATCGCCGCTTACAAATGTGGGCCACTTATGAAACGCAGATCCAAGCGGCCTTGATCGAGCAACGTCTAACTGATTCGTTAACGGCACAAGTGTTAGCCCATCAAATGATCTTAGTCTTGCAGATCATGTTCGCCGAAGAAGTTCCCGACGATTTCTGGCAGGCGCGCGTCACCCGAATTTTCAACGCCACCAGTCAAGTGGCTAGCTTGACCAATGAAGTCGATATGACACTCTAG
- a CDS encoding amidohydrolase has product MTLQTELMQRLDAAEDEMITIRRHLHAHPELSFHEKETAAYIKQFYQGLDCQVSDCGDGYGIVVDIAGGYPGPKLALRADFDALAVQEANQLPFKSQNPGVMHACGHDAHTAYLMVLAKNLIALKAQLHGSLRILHQPAEEVSPGGAKGMIAAGCLSDVTNVIGLHVMTSMPTGTIGYHLGESQTGRSNFTVKFTGKGGHASMPQLANDAIVAGSYFVTALQTIVARRINPFDTASVTIGSFDGAGSFNAIKESITIKGDVRVMQESTRQLVRAQVGQIIHGVEAMFGVTAQLDYDDNYPVLVNEPKLTQHVVSVLEQANLPEISTVTDYGPQDPSEDFAYYAQQVPSCFFYVGCMPDDHANHPHHSPDFLLNEKSLLIAAKAAGTVALDYLSA; this is encoded by the coding sequence ATGACTTTACAAACAGAACTAATGCAACGTCTAGACGCTGCTGAAGATGAAATGATCACAATTCGGCGTCATTTGCACGCGCACCCAGAACTATCATTTCATGAAAAAGAAACCGCAGCTTATATTAAACAATTTTATCAGGGCCTTGACTGTCAGGTAAGTGATTGCGGTGATGGCTATGGTATCGTCGTTGATATTGCTGGGGGTTATCCAGGCCCAAAACTCGCTTTGCGCGCAGATTTTGACGCCTTGGCGGTTCAAGAAGCTAATCAGTTACCATTTAAATCACAAAACCCCGGCGTCATGCACGCTTGCGGACACGATGCCCATACAGCTTATTTAATGGTACTAGCCAAAAATTTAATTGCACTGAAGGCACAACTACATGGCTCATTACGCATTTTACATCAGCCAGCTGAAGAAGTGTCGCCCGGTGGCGCTAAAGGCATGATTGCTGCTGGCTGCTTGAGTGATGTCACTAATGTGATCGGCCTCCACGTGATGACTTCCATGCCCACCGGCACGATCGGTTACCATTTAGGTGAAAGTCAAACCGGCCGTTCTAACTTCACAGTTAAGTTTACCGGTAAAGGTGGTCACGCCTCAATGCCGCAATTAGCTAATGATGCAATCGTTGCTGGCAGTTACTTCGTCACCGCGCTACAAACGATCGTTGCGCGGCGGATCAATCCCTTCGATACTGCTAGCGTTACGATTGGCTCATTTGATGGCGCCGGCAGTTTCAACGCAATCAAAGAAAGTATCACCATCAAGGGTGACGTGCGCGTGATGCAAGAAAGTACGCGCCAACTAGTTCGGGCACAAGTGGGACAAATCATTCACGGCGTTGAAGCGATGTTTGGCGTGACCGCGCAACTCGACTATGACGACAACTACCCCGTCTTAGTCAACGAGCCAAAATTGACCCAGCATGTTGTCAGCGTTCTTGAGCAAGCTAATTTACCGGAGATCAGCACCGTTACCGATTACGGCCCGCAAGACCCTTCAGAGGACTTCGCTTATTATGCACAACAAGTCCCGAGCTGCTTTTTCTACGTCGGTTGCATGCCAGATGATCACGCCAATCATCCCCATCACAGCCCTGACTTCCTACTCAATGAAAAGAGCCTGCTGATTGCGGCCAAGGCAGCCGGTACGGTGGCACTAGATTATTTATCCGCCTAA